In Tachysurus fulvidraco isolate hzauxx_2018 chromosome 5, HZAU_PFXX_2.0, whole genome shotgun sequence, the genomic stretch ATGGAACATTCTGGAGCTGCATCCCAGACTTGGTCCTCATCTTTAGTAAAAGCTGTCTCGGGTGTGTCCGCTGTTGCATCAGAAGTTGTTGGTAATTCCTCAGGACCCTGCATATTGCTGTCTTCTAGACTAACAGGTGAAGAACCTGAAAATGAACAATGGATTGATCCATTGATTGAATTGTTTCAAGGTAATCCATCCCACTTACACAGGATTGTACCTAGCCTAATCCCAGAGGGACTTGGGAACTTTAGATAGAGTGTCAACCCATTGcagagcacaatcacacacatatccaTTAACACACTGTTTCCTCTCCCAGTCCTAAATATACACTACTGTGAGAATACTAATGACACTAAGAGACATGAATCTAACTTAATTTAGATTTTCTTTCCTTATAATAAGTTAAGCTAGTCTGTCTAAAGGTTCATACAGTCTCAGTGATACAAATTCAGTGACCAAATTTCTATTACATAAAATGACATGTAATCCTACCTGTGAgattaatttgttaaaatatgAGTTTATTGTAAAGCTTATCGAGTTTTGTTAACATCTTTAACAAATGTCAAAGAATATAGCATGAACATTTCATTAAACAACTGTTCTTTGTTCTGTTCTTTCAGGAAATAGAATATTTCCTGTCATTGGATATAACAAAGTACAAGAgcttaaaattaaaattgaaaattCAAATTAGTTGCTTGCTGCATTGCTGACCAACAGcacaatttatattattattattattattattattattattattattatgtattaggacatcattATCAAAACATCATTCAACCATTACTGATATTTATTTCAGTGTAATTAATTTCACTTACCATTAGAGTAAAAACGGTGTGTACGTTTTCTCTGCCGAATCCTATGGACTTGTTTCACAATTTCCCAAACATCGAATTAGCTTACCCCTTCTGTCCACTATTTTGTTTCTACACTTTACCTAACTGTGTGCACATCTAATATGAACAGGACTGAGGCTATCATTTTTCTGCCTCTCCACTAAGAGACAATTTTCCCTACCGGTCTCCTTACCTTCCTATGACGTCAGGCCACACAGGCGTGAAgcaagaaagaaggaaggactTTCAGGAACTGATAAGGCTGAAAACACAAACATCGGGTTGCAcgactacacactctacacactcccacagacactcacacaccggTATTAAAATACTGCACCGTAAGAGTGACAAAGCACTTTCATATTACTTTTCTATGACTAAGGAgaattaaatgacaaatatttgaGTATATCAATATTGAATTACTTTCCTGTCCCCAAAAGGATACGGTCTGTTGTAATTTCAGGCTGTCCAGTGTATTTGGACTGTACataaacacttaaaattgcATGAAATATTGGTCACACATAGTCCACTGGAAAATTATGATGTTGCTTACACTAAGAGCATGCTACTAAATTTCCCACTACACTAAAATACTGATAACTCATCACAATAAAACCTCGTCAGTCAAGGAAATGAGGGCAGAAATTACACCCGCACCAAAGATTTACAAGAATAACAACAGCCTTTCCCTGAATATCCCACCTCTTTCCCAGGAGACTATActgtaagtcacacatgtggaAATAAAGGGTGTTAATAGCTTGAGACCAGACccccaaaaaaaggaaaagtggcACTTATATTGAAGACATACACTTGGCAGctgcacaatgcataaaatcatgcaagttaatatttgttaatatttacagaaaacCTCAGAAAGGGGAAAATTtgggtatttcagaaactgctcctgggatctcttgggattttcacaaacaacaatgctgcagaaaataaaaacatccagtgaggaGCAGTTCTATGGGCAGAGAGGACTTGAAGAGAGCATCAGAGGAGCATGGCCAGGCTGTTTTGAGCTGATGTAAGTAAGAAGGCTACTGTAACTCACCCTTACAATTgtggtaagcagaaaagcatgtcagaaaaaatatttaaatcctTCAACAGCAACATGTTGCTTATAACATCGAGTTCTACTTCAGTAAGCCAAGAACAAGTATCTGAATCTACATTGGGTACAGACTCTGGAACTGGATAGTGAATAACTGAAATACGTCACCCAGCAATTTTCAAATCGCCAATGGCATTAAACTGCTTCCAAATGATTAACAGATAAATTCATCATTGCTAAGGTGTACATGTAGACCTAACAAGAACATACAAccttaaacataaaatataaccaTATGAAGTATAACGTGTTTCGTAGTTAATAAAGAATTGGCAATTGTGCTGTGGTTAAAGACGATTTAAACCCAGGTATGAACCCAAGAAGATGCTCGGTGTTTATCATTTTGCACTATGAGAGTTTTGAGATCAGGTTTCCATTCAGGATCTGTTCCACAATGTCACATCTAATCTCACATATTGACAAAAGAATTTTATAAAacttattactattatataacTTTTGATTGGTGTAGTCTGCctttcatgaataaaaacatcTGTTTTCTGGACACACTGGCTTTATGGTACCTTTCTAAGGAagtctttttgttttgattgaGCTGTTTATGACTTCAAAGTTCATTAAACAGATTTCCTGCTATGAGTCTGATCACAGTCATTAAATGGGAGTTGAAATATTTTGGCTCAAAGCCAGAATAGCACAAAATCTAATTATTCTTGTGGATAAAATATCTAATACACAAGTAAAAGTTtctgaacatgttttttttttttttttacattttcacatttattccAAGCAAAATCTATTTTCATTCTTCAAATGGTCTCAGAGGAGGGAATGAATATGAACTGAATGAGAAGCACCAGAAACCAAACCTGACTTAATGGCACTGAATCTGTAGCCTCtgggggaaaataaataaataaatgaacatcttcatttttttaaaatatatttatacttaacATTTATTACAAGTAGATCACCAACATACAAAGAATACAGCATTTGATCTATTTGCCTCCGATATAAACAACCTGTACACGGTTTCCAGTCGCTGCACAACAGCTAATAAAACAGTATTAGAAACTTTAAGGTTATTTACAATCAGTGATAATATTCACAACAGCTACTACACGTCCCACAAAATTTCATtcgtttttgtttgtattaaacCAGCAAACTATATCATTTTAATGACTTCAATCAAATCGTAAAGAACACAATTAGAAGATATAAAACTAACTAGAAAAGGggataaaacaaatacagaaatgaCTACttgaatgttgtgatctatttaataaatatttgtaatactACCAATAGATCTCTCCAAACTTTTTAAGGCTTTACCCAcaacaacacagtgtatattgCCTCTTTTGGCACTTCAGTggtacaaaaaataaacagcaccaCAAACGACATTCAAAATCTTTCACTGTGTTTCTGCGGCCaagtaacaaacacaaaaagtgTCAATTCTCTCTTTGTTTGATCCAACAGGGAAGGTAAATGTACTTTATATAATAGTGCAAACCGAAGTAAACTATTGGTTTTTTCAAGCTTGTTATTTGGCTAAAGTCTAGTGCTTTAACAAAGGGGATCATTTCAAGTCAATTTTGAGTGCCCTTATGTTATTAGTTCATGCTTTAAATGAGCCCCAAAACACACAATCCTTTATACAAGTGTATAATATTTACGCAATGACACATTGTCTGAATACTTTGGGCAGCATCTTCAGGCTGACATTCATCATGAGTCACTAAATGaatcaatgatttttttttaacagtatgtATAATCTGTGTATTCTAAATGAAGCCGGTCAAACACTACATAAAAGATGATGGCTGCTATTTGGTCCAGAAATAGAGAAAACAACCAATGTGCAAATATTTAAGAAACTTTTTAAGGAACTCTCAGACTCAAGGCCAAAGGTATGACGTAAATATTTGCAATTTTACgaaaataactaataatatgatattatgatataaaaaaaaaaatactctcaTAATGCACGTCTTTTAAGAAACAGTAATCGGAGGAAAAAAGGtattttgttgtgcaaacaaggaaaaatgtacatttgtgtacaaAAAGGATACAAAAACCATACCGCTATAGCCCAgtgtttcttaaaataaaataaaaaacattacttCTGCTAAATGGTCTTGCATTAACTGAAGCTTATCTCTACTGGACAGTTACATTGTACACCTTTGTTACGTGTCCCACGGGCATGGCCGTGCTACTGCTCACTGCTGTGGTCGCTGAGGGCCGTTCTCTCCGGACATATCTCGGCTTGCGCACTGTTGatttgaacaaataaacaaaaataacactttatatatattcactGCAATCCACTGCTTGTCTACAGACATTTTTATTGCTCAAAACATCAAGTAACAACTAGACCtggaaaatacaacaaataatgaaatacaaatacaaCACGTGTTTTCGTGACATCATGATattaaaaactctttaaaaGTGGCTCATCTCATGATGAATTATATCTAGCTAGCAAGTGATACAGATAAAATCAACTGAAGCATGGTCAGAGGTGTAATTTCAGGACAGGCAAAGAATGTAATCATTTTTGGCCACAAATTTTAAAGGGGCACCTGAAGGGGTAATGTTATTAACAGGATAAAAagtgaaaacatttacattcaaaaatgtttttttttcttttcaaggaTTTCTGATGTTTTATTATGGAATCTAAGTAACAGGAAGACATTTTGCATTTTGGGGCTGCACAGTCCCTGGAATTGGGTGAGCATGGTGGTTTTATTCTGACATTAGTTAACTAGCTTTGTTTAGAAACATTCTCTCAGGTACTATTTCTCAACATATTAGATTGTAAATAACTACTATTACAAGTTTGTTTATAATAACATATTTGAAACAAAAGATAGTAGAATAAATCTTGTTCCAGCTGATTAACAATTCAATGTGTAATCTATGTAACCACCACCCccctaataaacactaacaatgTCAATCCTGTGTAATTCATAAGATCATTATGAAaattatacaaattaaattcataaataaataatactactgtaaacattttaaaaaaatattcaggtgTAGTTTAGATCAACcagaaaaagacatttttggTGAACAATCTGGCACTATATACCCTATTCTCTATCCAACTATGCCGGTTTTAGGAACTATGTTTTCTTGCAAAATTACAGagcaaaagtaaacaaaagctATACCCAGATTTTGTCAGACATATCAGTTACTCAATATTAATTTCtggtataaaataagataaaaacacATATACTGATGAGACTCAGTATAACGGCAATCTTGCTCATGTGATATTGTACAAGTTATACTGTTATATGTAGCTGTAGTGTCTTGTCTTAAGATTGCTTCTAGCTGTCAGTAGTATAAAAAAACTGAATTTTCTCATCCGAACAAGTCAGTATGTTTAAGATCTGTGCAATGTCATCCTTACTAGGGAGAGAAAGCAACTATTTCCTATTTCCTCATAAGCCACACATTCCTACTGGTACACAGTCACAGCCCATAGAAGGTCATTGCAccaagttcattcattttctaccgcttatccgactgCACCAAGTTTTTACAATCAAAatgtaacaagaaaaaaatctattttcttACCCGAGGACGATGCTGCAGGCATCATAAcagcctggaaaaaaaatacaattatggcttaatatataactgtatttatataaattaaagaataaatcacAACATGGTCAAAAGTTTAAAGAGTTTAAATTAATAGTTTCTGAAAGATTAAGAAAACTTACCGTTTCACTTGGTTGAAATATGAAAGCTAgtggagagaaaacaaaaaaagtttaaatattgTCTTAGATCAAACATTAACCAAAGTTAAAAGTTTAATAAGGCCCCGCAAACAAATAAGTCAAGATTTACAAtggttttatttgcttttatttctgctttattatGTACCAGCCTATGGGGTTTGCCTAATCTCATCACTTGGCTTTAATTGTGTTTCGTTACCTTTGCGTCTGTAGAAGACCCCAGGGAGACGGTTAGAGCGTTTTAGGTAAAAGAAAGAGGcaacagagagaatgaggaggagaCTGATCAGCAGAGTGCCCACAAGGACAGAGGCTGCTACACCTGGACCACCTgccattataaaaaaaaacccaaagaacTGCTTTATCTGCACAgcactaaaaaaagaaacaatttgtGGCTGATCCAATAGCACCTTAGTAAACAGTATACTCCAGTATAACAGACAGAGTGGCAACAACctaatttatatgtaaaattATATCAGAGGTATCACATCGACATCTGCTATTCTGATCCATAGACAATCCACATCTGGTTTGTAGAAGAGCCGTAATTGATCCAACTGCTAAAAAGCTTTTGAAAGCTCCAGGCCAGCCAAGCTACAGAGAATATGATTCACTTACCAGATGGTCTCAAATGTTGCTAAATACAAGCCTTTTTTTGCTTGTGTGGAATAAACAGTATGCTAATACTAGTAAAATGTtactaaacatttaaatactgtGAGCTTACCTATCTTTATTTTTGTGGATATTGAGGTGTGCTCGAAAGCtagtagaaaataaaaagagaaagagaaaaaattagaaaatcctaatagggaaaaacaaaaagaagtaaACAAACCATAACACTTTTTCTACTGCTGGACTTAATTCTGGCTCATCTGTAAGTATAGTAACACTTACTGGTGTTGCACAGTGTCAAGTTCTCCAGATCTGGATTCAAAGAGTCACACTGCACACACCGGACAGTGGTGTTCTCCTGAACTTGGACACACCCTAGTGGACAACAAATGCCCTCATTAGATGACCTGAATaagatgtatatttataaaatatggcAAAAGTTATTTATCAAATCATCAGACACCACAGAGATGATATATGgagtattaaaataataaagtgaatTATGTAAGAATCAAATAACTGCAATATAGGCTGAAAAAAATTCACACATCACAAATTTAAACCACATGCTGCGACATTCTCAATTCTGACTGCTGCTGATTACTAGAGAAGTGTATCAATGCACTCATTCTAAAGATGCGGATTACATGAATTACTCTTTATAGCTGttgtaataaaagtaataacaggaacttTTATATAACTAACTATTGTAGAGAAATAATGCACTTGTCCCATCCAGGATACATTGCACCCTTAAGTCATTATGTGCAATCCCAAGtgctatttttaatatttctctAATTTCAGCATTGGACACCTTGATATCCCTCTACAAGAGCCTTCAAATCATATGTGTAAACAAAACGCATCGTGATATGAACCCAGAActgaatgtgtgtaaaaaatatCAGGTAAAAAAGTACCACAACGTGTGCTGTTCACACAGGTTTCGTTCATCTTCTGTGTTTTTCTACAGCAATCATCTGGGTTTTCTAGTAGTgcctagaacacacacacaacagacacacaaacacttgctGATTAAAATCAGTTGCCATTTTAGATggtatatacattttatatacatggGTCATGGGTAATATTTCATGTAAAATCTGTATTTGGGGATTGTGTCCTGAACAAATGTACTTTTGTATGTGTTAAAAGTCTCGTTTAAGAAAGAACCCAGACACCTACCTGTGTGACACCTAAAAGTGCAAACCCGATGATGTAGACGCCTCTAATCATTATGAACCTGTGGGTTAGATTAGTATTAGTCTGAATCAGAGCTGATTTAAACTCATGTGTGCTGTATGGAGCTCCCTATACCGTCTCAATCAAATTTACACCATTACACCTGTATTAACGATTAACACGATGATCTAGGTTCATTTCCAAACAGTAAAACCTTTGACAAACCAAACCACCAAGAGTTAGTGAGGGATAACTTTAGCATTTAGCAAGTAGGCAACATCTcctaacagtataacagtatggCTAGGTAGCTAATAGTTTGCCGGTAGTTTTGAATCTCACAGACGGTATAATTTCCTGCCAAACTAACATTTCAAACCCTGAAATACACATTTACCATTTCTAGACGTACCTACTCAATCATCACAGCTGGTGAGTCGTGTTTCTGTAAACGCACTTCCTGTTTATCATGTCAAGTGCCAAAATAAAAGTACCTCAGTATCTTATAgttgtactctctctctctctctctctctctctctctctctctctctctctctctctctctctctctctctctctctctctgtatatacatatatatagtaGAACATCAAACATGACTAATTTCAGAAATATGCACTGTAGTTACAGTACTAAAACACCACATCatgtaaactttatttatttaggttcgACTCTTAAAAGAGCTTGATGAAGTAAATCATGTTAATGCAGGTGAGGAAATGATGGATGTGTCTTCTTGAATCCCATCAAAAAAGATTATCATATATAAACTCTGAACCAGAccagttttattttaaccaaCAGGACTAGTTTATTTACTTGATTAGTCTATTACATCATCAGTAAACAATTTCTGTGCTAGAAATTTCACTAACCCAGGTATGTGTCTTATGTAAACCTAAAACTTCAAGTAAACAGCTGATATTTTAATTGATTCAGCTTCATCTAGTTACAGCACTCAGTTCTGAACAGTCATTCAGTTCATTGTAATAAATACACTGTTTTGCAAAATTGAACACACCATGATGAATATCCCAGTGGCATGCATAGACTGAattaacttttgtttttgtctgaaaGAAGTGAGACTCAACCTATGCTGTTGTAGACCATCTTCCTCAAGGTTCAATGTGTTGTGCatactgagatgcttttctgtttacaATGGTTTAAGGAGTGCTTATTTGAGTTAATGGGGCTTTTCTGtaaacattacctgaagctgcTGGAATATATAAAAGTGACCCTGAGTTGCCTGAGTGCCCCTTCATGCCTTCACACTTTGTGAAGAAACCCTTTACTTCCGATTAATCCACCCAAACCCTTCTGTGTGATACCAATGAGCCGTGTACCCAGACTGAGGGCTGCCCTCATGCTGAGCCTTGCTGCCCTGATCACAAATCTCCTGCCTCTCCTATGTCTATGTTCGTCCCATATCTCATACTTCACTAACTTCTCCATCAGATCCTGAACCTGGATCCACAGGTCCACTTCCTGCCTCTCCTTGGCTCTCCAGTGCTGACTCTCTGGCTTCTGCACTTATTGAATAACTTTCTAAGTTTATGATTTTAATAAACTACTTATCCTTTTACACTATGGCTCAGGTGTGATTATTttacttcttttattattattattattattattattattattattattattattattattacatctgGTTCTCATGATTAATCCCATATGTCATAGGACACCtattataatcattttaaagtaTAAACTTCCAACATTAAGGCATTCTTGGGCTCTAAGATATTTCAACACAAATGTATGtctatgtatttatatttatttaaatagattttatacAAGCATAATGTAATTAAGTACAAATATTGGCTTATGTCcgttaatataaaaaagatgcttatcttttgtttatataaagcaGGCTGACACTGAACTGTTAAAATGTGATGGTATCCATAAGCAATGTCTTGTTTTCAATGACGTCCTTCAGCCATTTTTCGCGGAATCTGGTTTTTCCCGGAACATGAACAGTCTGACTGGCTTCCACCTGAAATGTGACTATCACAGGCATGGTGTGCGGTTTGATTTTGGAGATAGTGATGGTGAAGTAAACAGACGCTGTGTTCTTAGGTATAGGGCACCGGCGGGTCGGGATGCTCCACAGTGCTCTATAGAGGAACTGGTTCTCAAACTCCAGTTCAGTTTCCTGCAGGAACTTGACACTGAACAACCATATCGGGTCCACCTCCCAGGTACGCACGTATTCCtcgatttgtttttttcctacaCTGATTGTAAAGTCTTTACAGTCGACCCAGTCGATGTTCCTGATCTCGAAGTCGTGCTGTTCTCTATCCGGTTGTGTACAGATGTCTGTGCTCAGAACGCTGTCTAACACACTCTTAACAATCTCAGAAACTCTGAGATCCAACATATCATCTCCTAGTTCAGTTTCCATTGTGTTTTATCACTTGTTTCAAAGGATCCTCGGGTATATATGTTAGATATGTAGCCTTTGGTGGCGTTAGCATAGAGCGTCGCTAGGCAACAACAGCGTCAGGGTGTTCCGAAGAATTCAGTTCCGTGCCCCTGTTTCCCCTTTAGCACGCATGCGCGAAACCACGAGGTTTTTTGCAAATATTCTGCCATTGAACCTCTAGTGCGCGCGTTATAGTCGTGTACTTGTCATTTTTAATCGAAATAACTTATATTTCGCGTtctttgtttgttagtttgcaACTAAATGCATACTTTAAAGTCTCTATAGGTTTTAATGTCTTATTATAAGAAGTTATATTGCTTAATCGAAAACTAGAATCAACGTGTCAAATATAAGAAACTAATATATTCTTCAgaaaaaattttatataaacatatataaacatactcATACTAGTCCACGGAGAGAAATCGTCATTCATCTGTGGAAAGGATGTTTTtacccaattttttttttcttaaataaagtttctttcatgttcttttatacagaaagtttaaataattcattaaatcACAGAGGTAAGAGTTTCCAGGAATCCAGAGAAATCTCCTCCCCTGTGTATTACACTGCGAGGGTTAACATAATAGATAGATGAGGGTTAacataatagatagatagatagatagatagatagatagatagatagatagatagatagatagatagatacatagtcATGGCCAAAAATGTTGGCACCCTTGACATTTTTCCAGAAAATGaagtatttctcacagaaaagtatTGCAATTACACATTGTTTTGctatacacatgtttatttcctATGTGTgtattgaaaagaaaaaaaaatcagatggaAAAGCAAATATAacataatttcacacaaaacttCAAAAATGGCCCAGACAATGTTATTGGCACCCGTTCAAAATTGTGGATAAATTTGTTTCAAGCATCTACTTTAAACTCACCTGGGGCAAATAACAGGTGTGGGCAATATAAAAATCATACCTGAAAGCAGATAAAACGGAGAGAAGTTGACCCAGTCTTTGCATTGCGTGTGCCACCCTAAGCAtggagaacagaaagagaacTGTCTGAGGACTTAGGAACCAAAATTGTGGAAAAACATCAACAATCTCATGGTTACATCTTCAGAGATCTAGATGTTC encodes the following:
- the c5h1orf159 gene encoding uncharacterized protein C1orf159 homolog isoform X3, with the translated sequence MIEFIMIRGVYIIGFALLGVTQALLENPDDCCRKTQKMNETCVNSTRCGCVQVQENTTVRCVQCDSLNPDLENLTLCNTTFEHTSISTKIKIAFIFQPSETAVMMPAASSSVRKPRYVRRERPSATTAVSSSTAMPVGHVTKVYNVTVQ
- the c5h1orf159 gene encoding uncharacterized protein C1orf159 homolog isoform X2, whose translation is MIRGVYIIGFALLGVTQALLENPDDCCRKTQKMNETCVNSTRCGCVQVQENTTVRCVQCDSLNPDLENLTLCNTTFEHTSISTKIKIGGPGVAASVLVGTLLISLLLILSVASFFYLKRSNRLPGVFYRRKAFIFQPSETAVMMPAASSSVRKPRYVRRERPSATTAVSSSTAMPVGHVTKVYNVTVQ
- the c5h1orf159 gene encoding uncharacterized protein C1orf159 homolog isoform X1; the encoded protein is MIEFIMIRGVYIIGFALLGVTQALLENPDDCCRKTQKMNETCVNSTRCGCVQVQENTTVRCVQCDSLNPDLENLTLCNTTFEHTSISTKIKIGGPGVAASVLVGTLLISLLLILSVASFFYLKRSNRLPGVFYRRKAFIFQPSETAVMMPAASSSVRKPRYVRRERPSATTAVSSSTAMPVGHVTKVYNVTVQ